catgatgatgtcatatcattaccatatttaagcatatcactaccatatttgggcacatcacacttttttgtcaaactggttttgCTGAAGGATTCTTCTCTATTTTGCTATAAAATTACACAAAACAACACTGGTGACGTTACAGTACCTGGATAAAACGACATTAGCCCTCTCCCAATAAAGACAGTATAAACTAGTATAATACCCGCTCCTTTGGATAATGGAACCGTTCTCACATTTaccaattattttcatttaacaaaTACACTATAACTTTTTTAATAGTATCAATTGCTTTGGAGTGGGCTATTTTTATCAaggtacatacagtatttaatattataGCTAGGCATGAAATAGACAGTccataattactgtataaccATTACAGAGTGTCAGTCACCTCATATGCTGGGAATGATTACATCAcctcaataattaatgttaatgataCAAGAGAATCACTGAACCATGAAGGATGCTATGGATCACTTGCCAGTAAGTAAGCTCAACATGGCATATACTcttgtgtactgtatttgtttaaTCATTATTTCCATATAAAAAATTAGCATATTTTATTCCCTATATTTTGTTAAAGTTCCAATTAAAAAATGCGAAATAGAAATTGTAGTTTTGTTTTCCTTTAtatttattagtttatgtaatttttttttttcgtatttaatgttatattggGGTGATTTATTTATTGGAAGTTTATCTAATTAACTAACTTGtttatcataatattttattgtatattattattacaaaatgatGACGCTACTACGTTGGATGGCTCCCTCATTATCCGATAGGGGTGCTATTTTATATATACGGATTTTCTTTTTTCGTAATTGTATCCTCTCTTGGGAAAGAGAGGCtatattgtcggtttatccaggtaagcaggcacgaaatagactatgttgttatataaatagaaattaaaatgaatatgaatgtatgtatgtatttaggataattgattttttaacaGAAAAGATCAAATAGATCCAGTATGATAATAATCACTGCTTTACTGCGTTCAATGTTTGACTAAGTAACagcaatacaaaatattattagaatATGCATGGGTGTGCATTATAACGATTTAAAACCATTATAACCTTGCACtattaaactataaaatattaatactgtacattgctATGTTAAGAGTGAAAaagtggtctaatggtagggTGCCTGGAATATAAGCACACGTATCAGGGTTTGAATCTCATTGATCTTTTTTCACCAAATAAAGTTCTCTTAATAGTACAGCACATTGCACAAcaattcaattaaataatgtaacttCATTTCACAAACTGACTGATATAagagtgatattacatcatcgaTCAATTCCTGTCGAGACATTCATTCAAATCCCAGGGGAGACAGACATATTAATTTCTTATCATAACTttcaattatttcaattatGTGGCACAATGTTTGCAATTCAGACCATAGAAATTTATGTCATTTAATCAACTGACTGATTCACTATCTTTAATTAACAAGCTAAACAATTGTTGTCCAAATTAATGAACACATCTTGAAGATGCATCATGATTACAaagatgatggtggtgatgatgaaaAGTGAAGATGTtgaaaaatgatgatgatgatgatgattgaaaaaaatgatgaaaaatgATGATGTTAAAAAGTGAAGATGCTGATGaaaattgatgatgatgatgatggtgatgattgaaaaaatgatgatgattgaaaaaacattttttttaatttattgatgatTGAAAAAACCCACAATgaaacatgatgatgataattaaaaaatgacgattgaaaataatgatgatgaaaaatgatgatgatgattgaagaaaatgatgattaaaaaaaatgatgatgattaaaaaaatgataatgaaagattataaatattgatgatgatgatgataaagatgatgacgatgataaggAAGTTCATCCATCATTTCGGGCCCTGTTCCTTTGGACAACCTTCTCCCACTCTAATTTAACCATGAGCATACACCCTAGAAAATTCTGGTTTACTATTTCATTTTCCCCACCCACCCTTGTATGTTTGGTCCCATCCCTAGAACCCTagaagataatgatgatgaccaTTACAAATGATCTCTTAGGCACACTTAAGTataaaaaccaaacaaacgcCAGAATGAAAGAAACTCATTATTCGTTATTTACTCAGTGGTGGTAGCCAATTTATTCCAATCAATATCATTTAAGTATCTATTCTCTACGATAAAGCATGTACTTAATGTTCAATGGTTATTGATTAATATGCAATGTGTATATCGTAACTGTGATACTGTACTATTTGTTATACATAGTCAACATAGCGATAATggtataaaaagacaaaataccGAAAGTAAAATACCAAAAACTTTTGTtgaatataactttttttttaaatatttcattttaatgtaacatatagttatccactttgaccaaaaatttgatccaaaaaaattgtatttgttcctgaaaaaatataaattaaagcaaaaaatggtcaaattggctgccagccaatggatttttggttgaatttaaccatttattttgtcattttataagtgaaaacattttttttttctatggaagtgattaactttattaaaactacaaaataacatattcaaagtctgatttaattaatcttcatttttcatgtttttgggggacaatacatctttaaggtttAAGAACACAATGACATGGAATACAAATTGAAACTACCCTGACTCTGGAAGTGCTcaatatatgtaaatataagTCAAGTCATGGAGGTTCCTCCATGGTCAAGTATAGTCCCaggaagggggggggggaggtgcCTGAGTACAAACTTCTGTGAAAATTAGGGAGTGGGATTATACTCAGTGGCATAAACAATAGATTTACCAAAGTCTTGTGTCTTAATTTACCCAAAATAATTAGAGGTTAGGATTATACTCAAACATAGAAttatatttcatcatatttttagaAATGCCAGAATGATGAAACCggtactttaaaataaaaacacgttTTGATATTGAGTGCTGTTGTCATGTACAATACAGCAACTGTCGCCCTACAATGTTGTGTACATccatgaaaaacaattttttgctttaaggGCTGATATTGCTAGTAAGCATGGTTGTCGGTATACAGATGCCTTCTTTATATTTTCTAAAAGCAGACATGCACACTGCTCTATATTAATAGCGGTTTGCACAGCTCGTGGCGAATGCTAATTACCGAAATGCAAAATATTTCTACAATAATCGCGATAGTTGtcatattttatgatttattaaatACTTAAAATTCCAATTGCTAGATCAATTATACATGCAGCCAGTTGATTGAACAATTAATTGGTTGGATAGATAATTAAGCTATCAACGAGCCTTTTAATGAGccaatcaattattaattacaaatCCTATTGCTGCTATTGGAGGGCATCCACTCAATAGAAATCattgtttgtttttagaaaaaattacagacaatgatataattatttgtGAATCATTATCGccttataaataaaactatataatattatatataatttaccgTTACAGTATAGTGACATAAATGTTATCaaagtataaatatttaaagcacacgttatattattattattattgtattgttaaaactgtcaaGATACTATAAGTTTTCTTTAATATAGGACATGATAATTAtgatgtaaaatgtatatgctTGCTGttttacagtaaatttaaatatgttattacAATATTGCCAATGACAGTTTTATGCTTGCATCTTATCGGGGATTATTGTTGCTGTGACCCAAACCTATAACCTTAAAGATAATCTCAGTAGGTGCGAAAATGCAGTAGCATCATACCATTGCATCTTACCTTATATTCCGACTCTAGCCTATTGTGTTTGACTTTGTATTCTGGAAGGAACATAACCTCACTCTGTGGAATTGGCCATGATGTTTGTGAAGCCTGGTAAGGGTCCCTTAGGACGGATGCCTTCCGACAGTGTCTAGTAGCTTTGGACCATGTTCTCTGAAAGCCTTGCTCACTGACGCTTTTATGCATGTAACGGTACGCTATCTGCAAATGAAAGAAACAAAAGAAAGATGTAATAGCAAATGGCcatttaaatggttaaattaaatTGGGTGGATGACTGGGTGTTGGTGGTGGTTGTAGGTTCGGTGGTGTTTGAGggttggtggtggtggtggttgtATGGTTGGTGTTGGTGGGTGTATGGTTGGTGGAGGTGGGTTggttggtggtggtggtggtggttgtATGGTTGGTGGTGGTTGTAGGGTCGGTGGTGGTTGTAGGGTCGGTGGTGGTTGCAGGGTCGGTGGTGTTGGATGACCGGGAGTTGGTGATAGTTGTGATGGGTTGGTGGTGGTTGTTGGATGATGTAGGACTAGCTAGacccattaaaaaaataaaaacatattaatttatatatacacaCACACAACACAATACTTTTTTAATACCAAAAAGATAAGTCTATATAAATCTTAAAGCCTACACGTCAGAAATATTCATTCCCTTTGTGTAGTGTTTGTTGCCTGCCAGCCACACACACACACTCTCCTTTCCCCACTCCCTCCCCAGTCCACACCCGGCGTGAGATGAGTACGGCTTAGACTCTAGAGCAGACAAGAGCGCTAGGCAAATTGTGGTGGTGTGGCGGGTTTTTTGTTCATCTTACCTTTTGCCCTTCCTTGCCTGATTGTCGGTTCCCCATTATTTGGCATTTCACGGCCGTAATCTACAGCTGATTTTCAAATGACAGTACTCTTCACCTTCAACGGAATACGCTTTtacatttgattatttttatccATTTACATTCTTTACTTCTAAGTGTTCCAGCAGACTTTTAACTACCAAAACAAAATCAAGACCAGTCTGTTCAATTCAATTCTGTCTTCTaatttttctctctctctctgtgtTTTTAAATACCGCCCTCAATCACAAACACATGGAATTTCATTCATAAATTTTCAGTGTGAAGAATTGTCAACAAGAAAAGAAGAgatacttatttattataaacaatgaaTTTACGAAATAGATTGCAGTATATGAAACGTTTATGTACCGCTCATTTTGTAGCAAATGCCGTCCTAAGTGTGCTTTTTCTGGTTCTAAGAACGATTCGTCCGTTTTGTACTATTGTTTTTCCTAGAGCTGAGCCTGAATGTAACCTGGAATgggtaggcctatgtattactTAATTATTTCCCCGAGTAGAAGCTTATTTCGGTGGCTTCATAACATTGGTGACCGCttagcttaggcctaggccggTATCTATCTTTCAGTTCCCCTATGCAGGAAATGAGTCTTAGGATATGACATAACAGTAAACTCTTTGTTGATGGTATAGACATTagttttgttaataaatatgcaataaaacaaaattattaaattcaattttaaaaaacccaatattatttatttgataatgttttattaattattatgttaatttCTTGCTATGACtatgtttgttattattaatgatttgtttgttctttttcaGCGTGAGAGTAATATCTTAATGTTTCTGATTTGTGTTGTGGTCATCAAAAATAGAAAGTTTCCAGACGTGATGCAGTTTGTCAAAATCTTGTTTTCTCTGTCAAAAGTCGCTAATTTTCTGCTTTTCTTTTATTCTGACCTACGACTAGCTATTGTTTATAGCGTTTTATGTCTATGTACGtttattaaaatttctttttattcacCCACAAAAGCCCAttaaatttttacaaatttaattgtttgttcATTCTGAATGGAAAAGTCTAAAGATTATTCTACCCAGCCTCATGTTTAGCTTAAAAAAACTAGCTTTAGGTTCagttttaaaaatctttttaaCAGTAACACCAAACCCACCAACACTCTGGTAAAGTAACTAAAATTTGGCATATTTTAACTTAAATTAGTtcctatgttttttttttgcagtggTAGTGCTAATATTTCCTGAACCCGCTTTTAAAGGAcctgaaaatattacatattttaaaggAGAACAATTTTTTGTAAGTCATATTGTAAAATAGAGGGCGAtagaatgtttattttgattgtcATCCTTATATTATATCTTATAATTCCTGTGCAATAATAATCTctgtaattatattaaatatatactgacaataaatattgaaaatagtattaattaaaatatcagCTGATTCTCGGTACTGTTTCTATctccgaagtatcataggaatatttggtaatacaacatcacatctAGTAATAACCTAACCATTAACCTAACCTAACATGAGATATAAATACttaatattcctatgatactttggaaatatcaatcaatcaatcgttcgatttatatagcgccattccaacattcattgctcatggcgctgtaaaaaatcagaaaaggtgagttttgagtagtgacttaaagtgactcaataatgatgtgtgtttaatgttcaagggtaggtggttccagagcctaggtccagcaacactgaaagtccgatctccccaactatgtttgctccttggaatgtccagtagcacctgatgactaGATCTTAGTTCTCGCTTTCCCTTCTTGACTGTCAACAATTCTGAGAGATATTTTGGAGCGCAACTATTTAGGCATCGGAACACCAGCAGCAGGATCTTAAATTTAACATGTGACTCCATGGGTAGCCAATTTAACTCTTTGAACAATGGTGTGACGTGATCATACTTCTTGGCACACATCACCAAGCGAGCTGCCCAATTTTGCACCTTCTGGAGAGTCCGCATAGATAGTATGTGGAAAACAGATCTGGAAATCGGGTGAAAATATTACTTCCAGAGCTGTAACCGATACACTACACAACTCtgaataattatacagtatttaaaacatctttgcccatctgtttttaacctctcaATATGACCCAGCGACCTCTGTTGCTTGCTAGAACATTTAACGGATTTTATGCTCGACTAATTTGTAGGAGGAATTAGAGAACAACCCACGTACCACTTGGATGTTAGAATGCTATGCCGCATGGTCACCGACCTGTCAACGATTTGCATCAGTTTTCGCAGACCTCTCATTAAAGTAAGAAACAGAAATGAATTTGCCATTTTGACATCTCCAGTGACGGATAGTAACaatgttaacattaa
This is a stretch of genomic DNA from Antedon mediterranea chromosome 3, ecAntMedi1.1, whole genome shotgun sequence. It encodes these proteins:
- the LOC140044585 gene encoding thioredoxin-related transmembrane protein 2-like — encoded protein: MNLRNRLQYMKRLCTAHFVANAVLSVLFLVLRTIRPFCTIVFPRAEPECNLEWRESNILMFLICVVVIKNRKFPDVMQFVKILFSLSKVANFLLFFYSDLRLAIVYSVLCLLVVLIFPEPAFKGPENITYFKGEQFFEELENNPRTTWMLECYAAWSPTCQRFASVFADLSLNYSHNHFKFGKLDVGTNDKLAKRLGINTSGTSLELPTLILFQNGKPVIRRPVKNNKGKVIPFQFTMGNMIRDFDMKVIYEETKSKAQKKQEKKAETLGNNENAEEEKKDK